From a single Streptomyces sp. 1331.2 genomic region:
- a CDS encoding TIGR03084 family metal-binding protein — protein MTTERSTPADVLGGLLEDLRAESEVLDGLVVGLPAEGWSRSTPAEGWTIAHQITHLAWTDDWTALAARDPEGFTAAIGERFGALLAAGADPVEEGAREGAAAEPTALLARWRAGREEVRTALAAVPADLRLPWFGPPMKPASMATARLMETWAHGQDVADALGVTREPTARLRHIAHLGQRTLGFAFAAHGLPAPERPVRLELTAPDGGLWAFGPADAPDVVTGPALDFCLLVTQRRHRDDLALTATGPIATAWLPVAQAFAGAPGKGRQPQA, from the coding sequence ATGACCACGGAGCGGAGCACCCCGGCGGACGTCCTGGGCGGGCTGCTGGAGGACCTGCGGGCCGAGAGCGAGGTCCTGGACGGGCTGGTCGTCGGCCTGCCCGCCGAGGGCTGGTCCCGGTCGACGCCCGCCGAGGGCTGGACGATCGCCCACCAGATCACCCACCTGGCCTGGACCGACGACTGGACGGCGCTGGCCGCCCGCGACCCGGAGGGCTTCACCGCAGCGATCGGCGAGCGCTTCGGCGCGCTGCTCGCGGCCGGCGCCGACCCGGTCGAGGAGGGCGCCCGCGAGGGTGCGGCCGCCGAGCCGACGGCCCTGCTCGCCCGCTGGCGGGCCGGGCGGGAGGAGGTGCGGACGGCGCTCGCCGCCGTACCGGCCGACCTGCGGCTGCCCTGGTTCGGCCCGCCGATGAAGCCCGCCTCGATGGCCACCGCCCGGCTGATGGAGACCTGGGCGCACGGCCAGGACGTCGCGGATGCGCTCGGCGTCACCCGTGAGCCCACCGCCCGGCTGCGGCACATCGCCCACCTGGGGCAGCGCACCCTGGGCTTCGCCTTCGCCGCGCACGGCCTGCCCGCGCCGGAGCGCCCCGTCCGGCTCGAACTGACCGCCCCCGACGGCGGGCTGTGGGCCTTCGGCCCGGCCGACGCGCCGGACGTGGTGACCGGCCCGGCCCTGGACTTCTGCCTGCTGGTGACCCAACGCCGCCACCGGGACGACCTCGCCCTCACCGCCACCGGCCCCATCGCCACCGCCTGGCTCCCGGTCGCCCAGGCCTTCGCCGGGGCCCCGGGCAAGGGGCGGCAGCCCCAGGCGTAG
- a CDS encoding helix-turn-helix transcriptional regulator has translation MKSADTARTAQSEAARAAQATEATEATEAAEAAEVAARAAALVRDAVLGDLARRVVAECGVDVGLVGVPEALPGSRAGSEGMVLRHWAGTRADLLHDVPVPAGLGLGGRALAERAPTWVPDYRAAKDISHHYDAAVAAEDLYAMLTVPLLDGTTVHGVVYASVRAVVPYGDVRIAAVDRLARAAARALAESAAWCREKPAPPAVSPAAPKPAPPAAVRPLTPSTPLTPREHEVLRWAATGRTNPEIAARLGLTRNTVTGYLKSAMHKLGVRNRTELALAARESGLVN, from the coding sequence ATGAAAAGCGCGGACACCGCCCGAACTGCGCAATCCGAAGCCGCCAGAGCCGCCCAGGCCACCGAAGCCACTGAAGCCACCGAAGCCGCTGAAGCCGCTGAAGTCGCCGCGCGTGCCGCCGCGCTGGTGCGGGACGCCGTGCTCGGCGACCTCGCCCGGCGGGTGGTGGCCGAGTGCGGCGTGGACGTCGGGCTGGTCGGGGTGCCGGAGGCGTTGCCCGGGAGCCGCGCCGGCAGCGAGGGCATGGTGCTGCGGCACTGGGCCGGCACCCGCGCGGACCTGCTGCACGACGTGCCCGTCCCGGCCGGGCTCGGCCTCGGCGGCCGCGCCCTCGCCGAACGCGCGCCCACCTGGGTGCCCGACTACCGTGCAGCGAAGGACATTTCGCACCACTACGACGCGGCCGTGGCCGCCGAGGACCTGTACGCGATGCTCACCGTCCCCCTGCTGGACGGCACCACCGTGCACGGCGTGGTGTACGCCTCGGTACGCGCCGTCGTGCCGTACGGGGACGTCCGGATCGCCGCCGTCGACCGGCTGGCCCGGGCCGCGGCCCGGGCGCTCGCGGAGTCCGCCGCCTGGTGCCGCGAGAAGCCGGCTCCGCCGGCCGTCTCGCCGGCCGCCCCGAAGCCGGCCCCGCCGGCCGCCGTACGGCCGTTGACCCCGTCGACCCCGCTGACCCCGCGCGAGCACGAGGTGCTGCGCTGGGCGGCGACCGGCCGGACCAACCCGGAGATCGCCGCCCGACTGGGCCTGACCCGCAACACCGTGACGGGCTACCTCAAGTCCGCGATGCACAAGCTCGGCGTCCGTAACCGGACCGAACTCGCCCTGGCAGCACGGGAGTCAGGCTTGGTCAACTGA